One window of Rubrivirga sp. SAORIC476 genomic DNA carries:
- a CDS encoding EamA family transporter, which yields MLFLALAVTCSLAIAVVFKIAERRDLDRTALLTVNYLAGAVLAIALQGVEPTGALSPGLVALGVGQGVLFIGGFWLFSRAIREAGMGLSAGVMRLSVVVPFLASWLVWGEVPTALQFVGLALAGAAFFLVARPAAEPPGKLGPPASDAPSGDPLHAVAEAPARTVGLLGLLFLAGGLVDVNMKVFRESFSVAAGGTTSIATFLIFVFGVAFLVGAVAVAWTGVRTGRWPSRAAWAWGVGLGIVNYYSAEFLLRALESLDGTVAFPANSVSIVFGAALIGRLVWGERLSQGNLVGLGLAAVALVLLAG from the coding sequence ATGCTCTTTCTCGCCCTCGCCGTCACCTGCAGCCTCGCGATCGCGGTCGTGTTCAAGATCGCGGAGCGCCGGGACCTCGACCGGACCGCGCTGCTGACGGTCAACTACCTCGCCGGGGCCGTGCTGGCGATCGCGCTGCAAGGCGTCGAGCCGACGGGCGCGTTGTCGCCGGGGCTCGTCGCGCTGGGTGTGGGCCAGGGCGTGCTGTTCATCGGTGGCTTCTGGCTGTTCTCCCGCGCGATCCGCGAGGCCGGCATGGGGCTCTCGGCAGGCGTGATGCGGCTCTCGGTCGTGGTGCCGTTCCTGGCCTCGTGGCTTGTCTGGGGGGAGGTCCCGACGGCGCTCCAGTTCGTCGGGCTGGCGCTGGCGGGCGCGGCGTTCTTCCTCGTCGCGCGCCCGGCCGCCGAGCCGCCCGGCAAGCTCGGCCCGCCCGCCTCGGACGCGCCGTCGGGCGACCCGCTCCACGCCGTCGCCGAGGCGCCCGCGCGGACGGTGGGCCTGCTGGGCCTGCTCTTCCTCGCAGGCGGGCTCGTGGACGTCAACATGAAGGTGTTCCGGGAGTCGTTCTCGGTCGCCGCGGGCGGAACGACCTCCATCGCCACGTTCCTGATCTTCGTCTTCGGCGTGGCCTTCCTCGTCGGCGCCGTCGCGGTGGCCTGGACGGGGGTGCGGACGGGCCGCTGGCCGAGCCGGGCCGCCTGGGCGTGGGGCGTCGGGCTGGGGATCGTCAACTACTACTCGGCCGAGTTCCTGCTGCGGGCGCTGGAGTCGCTCGACGGGACGGTCGCCTTCCCGGCCAATAGCGTCTCCATCGTGTTCGGCGCGGCGCTGATCGGGCGCCTCGTCTGGGGCGAGCGGCTGTCGCAGGGCAACTTGGTCGGCCTCGGGCTGGCCGCGGTCGCGCTGGTGCTGCTGGCGGGATAG
- a CDS encoding sensor histidine kinase — MSPSVRLRVLWERYVAPTRAERDPRFRSVLDSASVLGLKVGGLFGIVALLGVGTSVAVTSILEGNGMRQATGHIGEALSEKLFVFAVAAVFLGVARFRPGVRLSRWLVASYVVLGALVLTYTDIQRWDLDFLAAWLSLLLVFTVGTVPFKPVQTLMLGVIITVVHTIAVEFIGAQVSMLDTGEAVRRMSYLLLVTFLCAAMSAALYAGRRGQYQGTLRLARLRDRLQRRREELETRTDQLEDQRSELAASLARLEKAQTQLVQQEKMASLGQLTAGVAHELKNPLNFVNNFAQLMGELLDEFEEEIREDEARSVGEALAESADLLADLRSNAAKIREHGRRADGIIRSMLAHSRATPGPSRPAPVNSLLKEYVGLAYHGMRAEHSGFNVDLQVTLDPDVKEVQMVPEEMGRVFLNLLDNALQALRARAAREAEGFAPVLTVTSRPWGRDGVRVDIGDNGTGISDEAREHVFEPFFTTKPTGEGTGLGLSLAYEIIVHGHGGELTVETEEGVGTTFTVKLPGTNAEPITKAPPRETTAAG, encoded by the coding sequence ATGTCCCCGTCCGTCCGTCTTCGCGTGCTCTGGGAGCGCTACGTCGCCCCGACGCGCGCCGAGCGGGACCCGCGGTTCCGGTCTGTGCTCGACAGCGCCTCGGTGCTGGGCCTGAAGGTAGGCGGCCTGTTCGGCATCGTGGCGCTGCTGGGCGTCGGCACGTCGGTGGCGGTGACCTCCATCCTGGAGGGGAACGGGATGCGGCAGGCGACGGGCCACATCGGGGAGGCCCTCTCCGAGAAGCTGTTCGTGTTCGCTGTGGCGGCCGTGTTCCTCGGCGTCGCGCGCTTCCGGCCTGGCGTGCGGCTGAGCCGCTGGCTGGTGGCCTCTTACGTGGTGCTCGGGGCGCTCGTTCTGACCTATACCGACATCCAGCGGTGGGACCTCGACTTCCTCGCCGCCTGGCTGTCGCTCCTGCTCGTGTTCACCGTCGGTACGGTGCCCTTTAAGCCGGTGCAGACGCTCATGCTGGGGGTGATCATCACGGTCGTCCACACCATCGCCGTCGAGTTCATCGGGGCGCAGGTCTCGATGCTCGACACCGGGGAGGCCGTCCGGCGGATGTCGTATCTGCTGCTGGTCACGTTCCTCTGCGCGGCCATGAGCGCCGCCCTCTACGCCGGGCGGCGGGGGCAGTACCAGGGCACGCTCCGCCTCGCCCGCCTCCGCGACCGTCTCCAACGCAGGCGGGAGGAGCTGGAGACGCGGACCGACCAACTCGAGGACCAGCGGTCAGAGCTCGCGGCCTCGCTCGCGCGGCTCGAAAAGGCCCAGACGCAACTCGTCCAGCAGGAGAAGATGGCCTCGCTCGGTCAACTCACCGCAGGCGTGGCCCACGAGCTGAAGAACCCGCTCAACTTCGTCAACAACTTCGCCCAGCTGATGGGCGAGCTCCTCGACGAGTTCGAGGAGGAGATCCGGGAGGACGAGGCGCGGTCGGTCGGGGAGGCGCTCGCCGAGTCTGCCGACCTGCTGGCCGACCTCCGCTCGAACGCGGCGAAGATCCGCGAGCACGGGCGCCGCGCCGACGGCATCATCCGCTCGATGCTGGCGCACAGCCGCGCCACGCCCGGGCCCAGCCGTCCCGCGCCGGTCAACAGCCTCCTCAAGGAGTACGTCGGGCTGGCCTACCACGGGATGCGCGCCGAGCACTCGGGCTTCAACGTGGACCTCCAGGTCACGCTGGACCCCGACGTGAAGGAGGTCCAGATGGTGCCCGAGGAGATGGGGCGCGTCTTCCTCAATCTGCTCGACAACGCCCTCCAGGCGCTCCGGGCACGCGCCGCGAGGGAGGCGGAGGGCTTCGCCCCGGTGCTCACCGTGACTTCGCGTCCCTGGGGCCGCGACGGCGTCCGCGTCGACATCGGCGACAACGGGACCGGCATCTCGGACGAGGCGCGGGAGCACGTCTTCGAGCCCTTCTTCACCACCAAGCCGACCGGCGAGGGCACCGGCCTCGGGCTCTCGCTCGCCTACGAGATCATCGTGCATGGCCACGGCGGCGAGCTGACCGTCGAGACGGAGGAGGGCGTCGGGACGACGTTCACGGTCAAGCTACCGGGCACCAACGCGGAGCCGATCACGAAGGCGCCGCCGCGCGAGACGACCGCAGCGGGGTAG
- the hrpB gene encoding ATP-dependent helicase HrpB gives MRLPGPPLPVDAVLPRLGAALAEAGAAVLQAPTGAGKTTRVPLALLGAEGLGDQRIVMLEPRRIAARAAARRLASQLGERVGETVGLRVRGETRVSRRTRIEVVTEGVLTQRLVRDPALEDGGAVGVVVFDEVHERSLQSDLGLALCLQARALLRPDLHLLAMSATLDGARFAALLGDAPVVTSEGRTFPVEPRYLGPPRTDARGRPQRIEDAVADAVRRALADETGSVLAFLPGAGEIRRTAERLDGTVPRDVRIAPLYGDLSARDQDAAVEPAPPGTRKVVLATSIAETSLTIEGVRVVVDSGLARRPRFDAGSGMSRLETVRVSRAEADQRLGRAGRTEPGVGYRLWGEAEQAALRPFAPAEITQADLAPLALTLAAWGAAPDELDWLDAPPEAAFATARELLTELDALDPDGALTPHGRAMAALPMHPRLAHLGLRARDLGRAGLGADLVGLLAERDVFRFGGRVPDVDLRLRVEAIRGGHGATFRGVRLDRGSLDRARQEARRWRQAWDGTDRPGDLDAAGALLALAYPDRVAQRVAETAEGVRYRLREGRAARLDLDQSLADAPFLAVGDLDDRTGGARVFLAAPLDAEEVASLFADQIVEEEVVAWDARAGRVAATQVRRLGAVVLAEAPIRQPAPHLVTAGLVEGIRQKGADALPWTKDTRRLRERMAFLHHHLGAPWPDVSDAALLDTLSDWLGPYLAGMSRLSDLTRLDLGMVLGQLGPPGARGELGRLAPSHVTVPSGSVRPLDYADPDAPVLAVRLQEVFGMETTPRVLGGTLPVLMHLLSPAQRPVQVTADLASFWRDAYFDVRKDLRGRYPKHHWPENPLDATPTARAKRRKG, from the coding sequence ATCCGCCTTCCCGGCCCCCCGCTCCCCGTCGACGCCGTCCTGCCCCGCCTCGGTGCGGCGCTGGCCGAGGCGGGCGCAGCCGTGCTCCAGGCGCCCACCGGCGCGGGCAAGACTACGCGCGTCCCCCTGGCCCTCCTCGGGGCCGAGGGACTCGGCGACCAGCGGATCGTGATGCTGGAGCCGCGACGCATCGCAGCCCGGGCGGCGGCACGGCGGCTGGCGAGCCAGCTCGGCGAGCGCGTCGGCGAGACGGTCGGGCTCCGGGTGCGCGGCGAAACACGCGTGTCGCGGCGGACGCGCATCGAGGTGGTGACGGAGGGCGTGCTGACGCAGCGGCTCGTCCGCGACCCCGCGCTGGAGGACGGCGGGGCGGTCGGCGTGGTGGTGTTCGACGAGGTCCACGAGCGGAGCCTCCAGAGCGACCTCGGGCTGGCGCTCTGCCTCCAGGCTCGGGCTCTGCTGCGTCCCGATCTCCACCTGCTGGCGATGAGCGCGACGCTCGACGGCGCCCGCTTCGCCGCCCTCCTGGGCGACGCGCCCGTCGTCACCAGCGAAGGCCGCACGTTCCCCGTCGAGCCGCGCTACCTGGGCCCGCCGCGGACCGACGCGCGAGGCCGTCCGCAGCGGATCGAGGACGCCGTGGCCGACGCCGTCCGCCGCGCCCTCGCCGACGAGACGGGCAGCGTGCTCGCCTTCCTGCCGGGCGCGGGTGAGATCCGGCGGACCGCCGAGCGGCTGGACGGGACCGTCCCCCGCGACGTGCGGATCGCGCCCCTCTACGGCGACCTCTCGGCGCGCGACCAGGACGCCGCCGTCGAGCCCGCGCCGCCCGGCACGCGCAAGGTGGTGCTGGCGACCAGCATCGCCGAGACGAGCCTCACCATCGAGGGCGTCCGCGTGGTGGTGGACTCTGGTCTGGCGCGGCGGCCCCGGTTCGACGCCGGGAGCGGCATGTCGCGGCTGGAGACGGTGCGCGTGAGCCGCGCCGAGGCGGACCAGCGACTCGGGCGCGCCGGGCGCACCGAGCCGGGCGTCGGCTACCGGCTCTGGGGCGAGGCCGAGCAGGCCGCCCTGCGGCCGTTCGCACCCGCCGAGATCACCCAGGCCGACCTCGCGCCGCTCGCCCTCACGCTCGCCGCCTGGGGCGCTGCGCCCGATGAACTCGACTGGCTCGACGCCCCGCCCGAGGCGGCCTTCGCCACGGCCCGCGAGCTGCTCACCGAACTGGACGCCCTCGACCCCGACGGCGCGCTGACGCCGCACGGGCGCGCGATGGCCGCCCTCCCCATGCACCCCCGCCTCGCCCACCTCGGGCTGCGCGCCCGCGACCTCGGCCGCGCCGGGCTCGGAGCCGACCTCGTGGGCCTGCTCGCCGAGCGCGACGTGTTCCGCTTCGGCGGCCGCGTGCCGGACGTGGACCTGCGGCTCCGCGTCGAGGCGATCCGCGGCGGGCATGGCGCCACGTTCCGGGGCGTCCGCCTGGACCGGGGGTCGCTGGACCGGGCGCGGCAGGAGGCCCGGCGCTGGCGGCAGGCGTGGGACGGGACCGACCGCCCCGGCGACCTCGACGCCGCCGGGGCGCTCCTCGCGCTGGCCTACCCCGACCGCGTCGCCCAGCGCGTGGCCGAGACCGCCGAGGGCGTCCGCTACCGCCTCCGCGAAGGCCGCGCGGCCCGTCTCGACCTCGACCAGTCGCTCGCCGATGCGCCCTTCCTCGCCGTCGGCGACCTGGACGACCGAACCGGCGGGGCGCGCGTCTTCCTCGCCGCGCCGCTCGACGCCGAGGAGGTCGCGTCGCTGTTCGCCGACCAGATCGTCGAGGAGGAGGTCGTCGCCTGGGACGCACGGGCCGGGCGCGTGGCCGCGACGCAGGTGCGGCGGCTCGGCGCCGTCGTCCTGGCCGAGGCGCCCATCCGCCAGCCGGCGCCGCACCTCGTCACCGCGGGGCTCGTGGAGGGCATCCGGCAGAAGGGCGCCGACGCGCTGCCGTGGACCAAGGACACGCGCCGCCTGCGCGAGCGCATGGCGTTCCTCCACCACCACCTCGGCGCCCCGTGGCCCGACGTGTCGGACGCCGCGCTCCTCGACACCCTGTCCGACTGGCTCGGCCCGTACCTCGCTGGGATGTCGCGCCTCTCCGACCTCACCCGCCTCGACCTCGGCATGGTGCTCGGCCAGCTCGGCCCGCCCGGCGCCCGAGGCGAGCTGGGTCGGCTGGCGCCGAGCCACGTGACCGTTCCCAGCGGCTCGGTCCGCCCCCTCGACTACGCCGACCCCGACGCGCCCGTGCTGGCGGTCCGCCTCCAGGAGGTGTTCGGGATGGAGACCACCCCGCGCGTGCTCGGCGGCACGCTGCCCGTCCTGATGCACCTGCTCAGCCCGGCCCAGCGGCCCGTCCAGGTCACCGCCGACCTCGCCTCGTTCTGGCGCGACGCCTACTTCGACGTGCGGAAGGACCTGCGCGGGCGCTACCCGAAGCACCACTGGCCCGAGAACCCGCTCGACGCCACGCCGACGGCCCGGGCGAAGCGGCGGAAGGGGTGA
- a CDS encoding endonuclease, translating into MRLVRLFTVLAITASCAMAQTQTVLYPGMSGASLRSAIRADYTPASTPGYNAARDLLWAYEQNADGELCGVYTRFCIQLTPGADPSSDAFAKGINAEHNWPQAFGASAEPARGDMNNLFPSRIEANSDRANFPFAEIPDADTDRWLMGTQTQTTIPTSSLGDWSELDQQNPTPGFSGRFEPRHDHKGNAARSAFYFATIYASQVSAAGGDAFFEAQAEDLLAWHYGDPVDAREDARGQWIATQQGTMNPFLLDSTLARRAFELTTTEPPPPPPPTPGASVWVNEIHYDNTGTDAGEGIEVAGPAGTALTGWALVLYNGNGGAVYDTFPLSGTLADQQNGFGTAWTATLGLQNGGPDGIALVDPSGSVVQFLSYEGTFTAVGGPADGLVSVDIGVQESSTTPVGESLQLVGEGSASDDFTWAGPMAATEGQPNTGQTFATPPPTGVSILIDDPKGFRFLGTPSAGLTVDDLAAMNLVRGVPGYYASANPPNLETTYDATTGKWIPSTGTGEVLELGRAFRWRFYDHANGNPTISQSVPLPMTLSTDLPANTADVTVDLATDGNRFTFLANPFGTDLDLSGIATWPGGDNLPPAAPIWTYDPVAKSFVTAPATIPAWMGFRVRAKPDGPRSITIPASAAVAGARMAAREEATPPGLRFTLDGTDADGSRIADRGFAIVFSDDARAAFDADEDAEKLQVPAETYALLGARVGDTFVGYDARPFAAAEIPLAVEARGTASRFTLSWDAETLPAGLPVSLVDLQTGAEVDVRTQSSVSFEARTVAAFGDVIPSDDLADPSSATDRFVLRIGTSVASATEATVTLTSIAPNPSTGSARVSFALPEAGPVRLTVIDVRGRSVATLVDGPLGAGRHEATLDSGSLAAGVYMVRLEGGGSVVTRQAVVVR; encoded by the coding sequence ATGCGCCTCGTCCGCCTGTTCACCGTGCTCGCCATCACCGCGTCCTGCGCGATGGCCCAGACCCAGACCGTCCTCTACCCGGGGATGTCCGGCGCCTCTCTCCGGAGCGCCATCCGCGCCGACTACACGCCCGCCTCGACGCCCGGCTACAACGCCGCCCGCGACCTGCTCTGGGCCTACGAGCAGAACGCCGACGGCGAACTCTGCGGCGTCTACACGCGCTTCTGCATCCAGCTGACGCCGGGCGCCGACCCGTCTTCGGATGCCTTCGCCAAGGGCATCAACGCCGAGCACAACTGGCCCCAGGCCTTCGGCGCGTCCGCCGAGCCCGCGCGCGGCGACATGAACAACCTCTTCCCGTCGCGCATCGAGGCCAACAGCGACCGCGCCAACTTCCCGTTCGCGGAGATCCCGGACGCCGACACCGACCGCTGGCTGATGGGCACCCAGACCCAGACGACGATCCCGACGAGCAGCCTCGGGGACTGGAGCGAACTCGACCAGCAGAACCCCACGCCGGGCTTCTCGGGCCGCTTCGAGCCTCGCCACGATCACAAGGGCAACGCGGCGCGGTCGGCGTTCTACTTCGCCACCATCTACGCCTCTCAGGTCTCCGCCGCAGGCGGCGATGCCTTCTTCGAGGCCCAGGCGGAGGACCTCCTGGCGTGGCACTACGGCGACCCGGTGGACGCTCGTGAGGACGCCCGCGGCCAGTGGATCGCGACCCAGCAGGGTACCATGAACCCGTTCCTGCTCGACTCGACGCTCGCCCGCCGTGCCTTCGAGCTGACCACGACGGAGCCCCCGCCGCCCCCGCCGCCGACCCCGGGCGCGTCCGTCTGGGTCAACGAGATCCATTACGACAACACGGGCACGGACGCGGGCGAGGGCATCGAGGTCGCCGGTCCCGCGGGCACGGCCCTCACCGGCTGGGCGCTCGTGCTGTACAACGGCAACGGCGGCGCGGTCTACGACACGTTCCCGCTCTCGGGTACGCTCGCCGACCAGCAGAACGGCTTCGGCACGGCCTGGACGGCCACGCTCGGCCTCCAGAACGGCGGCCCCGACGGCATCGCGCTCGTCGACCCGTCCGGCTCCGTCGTCCAGTTCCTCTCGTACGAGGGGACGTTCACGGCGGTCGGCGGCCCGGCAGATGGCCTCGTGTCGGTCGACATCGGGGTCCAGGAGTCGAGCACGACGCCGGTCGGGGAGAGCCTGCAACTCGTCGGCGAAGGGTCCGCTTCGGACGACTTCACGTGGGCAGGGCCGATGGCAGCGACCGAGGGCCAGCCCAACACGGGGCAGACGTTCGCGACGCCCCCGCCCACCGGCGTGTCCATCCTGATCGACGATCCGAAGGGCTTCCGCTTCCTCGGCACCCCGTCGGCCGGCCTGACCGTCGATGACCTCGCGGCGATGAACCTCGTCCGCGGCGTCCCCGGCTACTACGCCTCCGCCAACCCGCCCAACCTGGAGACGACCTACGACGCCACCACCGGCAAGTGGATTCCGTCCACCGGCACCGGCGAGGTCCTCGAACTCGGCCGCGCGTTCCGCTGGCGCTTCTACGACCACGCCAACGGCAACCCGACCATCAGCCAGTCGGTCCCGCTGCCGATGACGCTCTCGACGGATCTGCCCGCCAACACGGCCGACGTGACCGTGGACCTCGCCACGGACGGCAACCGGTTCACCTTCCTCGCCAACCCGTTCGGGACGGACCTCGACCTGAGCGGCATCGCGACGTGGCCCGGCGGCGACAACCTGCCGCCCGCCGCGCCGATCTGGACCTACGATCCGGTCGCGAAGTCTTTCGTGACGGCCCCGGCGACGATCCCGGCGTGGATGGGCTTCCGCGTCCGCGCCAAGCCGGACGGCCCCCGCTCGATCACGATCCCCGCCTCGGCGGCCGTCGCTGGGGCTCGGATGGCGGCTCGTGAGGAGGCCACCCCGCCGGGGCTGCGGTTCACGCTCGACGGCACCGATGCCGACGGCTCTCGCATCGCCGACCGCGGCTTTGCGATCGTGTTCTCCGACGACGCCCGCGCGGCGTTCGACGCCGACGAGGACGCCGAGAAGCTCCAGGTGCCCGCCGAGACCTACGCCCTCCTCGGCGCACGGGTGGGTGACACGTTCGTCGGCTACGACGCCCGTCCGTTCGCCGCCGCCGAGATCCCGCTCGCCGTCGAGGCGCGCGGCACGGCCTCTCGCTTCACCCTCTCCTGGGACGCCGAGACCCTCCCGGCCGGGCTCCCGGTCAGCCTCGTCGATCTCCAGACCGGCGCCGAGGTGGACGTGCGGACCCAGTCGAGCGTCTCGTTCGAGGCACGCACCGTGGCGGCGTTCGGCGACGTCATCCCCTCGGACGACCTCGCCGACCCGTCGAGTGCGACCGACCGGTTCGTGCTGCGGATCGGCACGAGCGTGGCGTCCGCGACGGAGGCTACCGTGACCCTGACGAGCATCGCGCCGAATCCGTCGACGGGCTCGGCGCGGGTGTCGTTTGCGCTGCCCGAGGCGGGCCCGGTGCGCCTGACGGTGATCGACGTGCGCGGCCGGTCGGTGGCGACGCTGGTGGACGGTCCGCTGGGTGCGGGCCGCCACGAGGCGACGCTGGACAGCGGCTCACTCGCCGCGGGCGTCTACATGGTCCGCCTCGAGGGCGGCGGCTCGGTGGTGACGCGCCAGGCCGTGGTGGTCCGTTAG
- a CDS encoding DUF4230 domain-containing protein encodes MSDAPRRRPLGLLLAVALIAAFLGAVAVWTLGLPDVLTEDELRGIVTTQIQSEAAEGFVVTGRLSSTLSGSSARRWRLRILNLETGRAEVTVRVPATMTYGFSLDAFDADAIRFREDGVVEVVLPPLSVFSVEPELEDAEVDIDLSGQARLTPSITERTVEQTLHRVRPALREQAEQHLRDSDQPAVNSARALRRVLAAPLEAAGVDLDAVRFRFVVAPGDTLDIAPEGTRRTVPAE; translated from the coding sequence ATGTCTGACGCCCCCCGTCGCCGCCCGCTCGGCTTGCTCCTCGCCGTCGCCCTGATCGCGGCGTTCCTGGGCGCGGTCGCCGTGTGGACGCTGGGCCTCCCGGACGTGCTGACCGAGGACGAACTGCGCGGCATCGTGACGACCCAGATCCAGTCCGAGGCGGCCGAGGGCTTCGTGGTCACCGGTCGGCTCTCGTCGACGCTGTCCGGGTCGAGCGCGCGGCGCTGGCGGCTCCGCATCCTGAACCTGGAGACGGGCCGCGCCGAGGTCACCGTCCGCGTCCCGGCGACGATGACCTACGGCTTCTCGCTCGACGCCTTCGACGCCGACGCGATCCGCTTCCGCGAGGATGGCGTCGTGGAGGTCGTGCTGCCGCCGCTGTCGGTCTTCTCCGTCGAGCCCGAACTGGAGGACGCCGAGGTCGACATCGACCTGTCCGGTCAGGCCCGGCTGACGCCCTCGATCACCGAGCGGACGGTCGAGCAGACGCTCCACCGCGTCCGCCCGGCGCTCCGCGAGCAGGCCGAGCAGCACCTCCGCGACTCCGACCAGCCCGCCGTCAACTCGGCGCGTGCGCTCCGCCGCGTCCTCGCCGCGCCGCTGGAGGCCGCGGGCGTCGACCTGGACGCCGTCCGCTTCCGCTTCGTCGTCGCCCCGGGCGACACGCTCGACATCGCCCCCGAGGGCACCCGCCGTACCGTCCCCGCCGAATGA
- a CDS encoding ECF-type sigma factor, with protein MPPPDAVSRHDTRVGEVTSLLREVADGDMPEEMLVERLMPVVYDELRDIARAQRRRYDVDGFQTTALVHEAYLRLAGQAMVPDRAYVFASAARAMRNVLVDHARRRRTAKRGGEDQPVGLTTAGTIPDGAVDLDRLAGRLLDVDAALTTLAGLDERAARVVECRYFGGLSFEETAAALGVSMATAKRDWRRARAWLHRALSDDDAAPGTPASPSGHVSPVGRDAA; from the coding sequence ATGCCGCCACCTGACGCCGTCTCCCGCCACGACACTCGCGTCGGCGAGGTCACGTCGTTGCTGCGCGAGGTCGCCGACGGGGACATGCCGGAGGAAATGCTCGTCGAGCGCCTCATGCCGGTGGTGTACGACGAGCTCCGCGACATCGCGCGCGCGCAGCGCCGCCGCTACGACGTGGACGGCTTCCAGACGACTGCCCTCGTCCACGAGGCGTACCTCCGGCTGGCGGGCCAGGCCATGGTGCCCGACCGCGCCTACGTGTTCGCCTCGGCGGCACGGGCGATGCGCAACGTGCTCGTGGACCACGCCCGGCGACGCCGGACCGCCAAGCGCGGTGGCGAGGACCAGCCGGTTGGCCTGACGACCGCGGGCACGATTCCAGATGGGGCCGTCGACCTCGACCGGCTCGCGGGCCGACTGCTCGACGTCGACGCGGCGCTGACGACGCTCGCAGGGCTCGACGAGCGGGCCGCTCGCGTGGTCGAGTGCCGCTACTTCGGAGGCCTCTCGTTTGAGGAAACGGCCGCGGCGCTCGGCGTCAGCATGGCCACGGCCAAGCGCGACTGGCGCCGGGCTCGGGCATGGCTCCACCGCGCCCTCTCCGACGACGATGCGGCCCCTGGGACGCCGGCCTCGCCCTCTGGACACGTTTCGCCTGTGGGTCGCGATGCCGCCTGA
- a CDS encoding BMC domain-containing protein, whose translation MAVPTPAPGGAVPEGEALGLLETHGLVAAIEAVDAMLKAADVRLLRQQRTVPAMITHVVTGETAAVQAAVDAGAAAAARVGKVAGVLVIPRPADGLLSLFGSAPASAPGSGGQPTETDDDYDDQTVRDLRQLARDRDDESFQGRVISKATKDELVAFLRESDR comes from the coding sequence TCCCGACGCCTGCACCGGGAGGCGCCGTCCCCGAAGGGGAGGCGCTCGGCCTGCTGGAAACGCACGGGCTGGTGGCCGCCATCGAGGCGGTCGACGCCATGCTGAAGGCCGCCGATGTCCGCCTCCTCCGCCAGCAGCGGACGGTGCCGGCCATGATCACGCACGTGGTCACCGGCGAGACGGCGGCCGTGCAGGCGGCCGTCGACGCGGGCGCGGCGGCGGCGGCACGCGTCGGCAAGGTGGCGGGCGTGCTCGTGATCCCCCGCCCGGCCGACGGCCTGTTGTCGCTCTTCGGGTCCGCCCCGGCGAGCGCCCCCGGCTCGGGCGGGCAGCCGACCGAGACGGACGACGACTACGACGACCAGACGGTCCGGGACCTGCGCCAGCTCGCCCGTGACCGCGACGACGAGAGCTTCCAGGGCCGCGTCATCTCGAAGGCCACCAAGGACGAACTCGTCGCCTTCCTCCGGGAGAGCGACCGATGA